Proteins co-encoded in one bacterium genomic window:
- the rpsM gene encoding 30S ribosomal protein S13, with amino-acid sequence MARIAGVDLPRNKRIEISLTYIYGVGRKTALDICEAAGIEPGSKTELLSEAETIKLREIIESNYKVEGDLRREVNQNIKMLMDIGCYRGLRHRRGLPVRGQRTHTNARTRKGPAKTIAGKKIAKK; translated from the coding sequence GCAGGCGTCGATCTCCCGCGAAACAAGCGGATCGAAATCTCGCTCACGTACATCTACGGCGTCGGTCGAAAGACCGCCCTCGATATCTGCGAAGCCGCGGGAATCGAGCCCGGCTCGAAGACCGAGCTCCTCTCGGAAGCCGAGACGATCAAGCTCCGCGAGATCATCGAGAGCAACTACAAGGTCGAGGGTGACCTCCGCCGCGAAGTGAACCAGAACATCAAGATGCTGATGGACATCGGCTGCTACCGCGGGCTTCGACACCGCCGTGGGCTTCCTGTTCGTGGTCAGCGAACGCATACGAACGCGCGCACGCGCAAGGGCCCGGCCAAGACGATCGCCGGCAAGAAGATCGCCAAGAAGTAG
- a CDS encoding DNA-directed RNA polymerase subunit alpha — translation MQDDVIARNWRELIRPRRLDVEEDTLTSTYGRFFCEPLERGFGTTLGNALRRVLLSSLQGAAITSIRIDGVLHEFSTIPGVMEDVATVVLNLKDVRVRMNAEGPKTIRLRKAGAGQVTAGDFTSDDQTVEIMNPEHKICTLGPDSELELEATVGLGKGYVLADKNKTEDMPIGTIPIDSVFSPIRRVNYTVTPARVGRETDFDRLNLELWTDGAIDPADAIAFAAKILKEQLSIFINFEEQAEAPQALIDEPEPLNPNLFKSVDELELSVRSANCLQNANIRFIGELVQKTEAEMLKTKNFGRKSLNEIKETLGALGLSLGMTIDNLPPRKDLERMREQREA, via the coding sequence ATGCAGGATGATGTCATCGCGCGCAATTGGCGGGAGCTGATTCGACCGCGTCGTCTCGACGTGGAAGAGGATACGCTGACCTCGACCTACGGACGCTTCTTCTGCGAGCCGCTCGAGCGTGGCTTCGGCACGACGCTCGGCAACGCGCTTCGCCGCGTGCTGCTCTCGTCGCTCCAGGGCGCGGCGATCACGAGCATCCGGATCGACGGCGTGCTGCACGAGTTCTCGACGATCCCGGGCGTCATGGAAGACGTCGCGACCGTCGTTCTGAACCTCAAGGACGTGCGCGTCCGGATGAACGCCGAGGGCCCGAAGACGATCCGCCTGCGCAAGGCGGGAGCGGGGCAGGTCACTGCCGGTGACTTCACCTCGGACGACCAGACGGTCGAGATCATGAACCCCGAGCACAAGATCTGCACCCTCGGTCCGGACTCCGAGCTCGAACTCGAGGCGACCGTCGGTCTCGGGAAGGGCTACGTCCTCGCCGACAAGAACAAGACCGAAGACATGCCGATCGGCACGATCCCGATCGACTCGGTCTTCTCGCCGATCCGCCGCGTGAACTACACGGTCACGCCCGCCCGTGTCGGTCGCGAGACCGATTTCGACCGGCTGAACCTGGAGCTCTGGACCGACGGCGCGATCGATCCCGCGGACGCCATCGCCTTCGCGGCGAAGATCCTCAAGGAGCAGCTGTCGATCTTCATCAACTTCGAAGAGCAGGCGGAAGCGCCTCAGGCCCTCATCGACGAGCCCGAGCCGCTCAACCCGAACCTCTTCAAGTCGGTCGACGAGCTCGAGCTCTCCGTCCGGTCGGCGAACTGCCTGCAGAACGCCAACATCCGCTTCATCGGCGAGCTGGTCCAGAAGACCGAAGCCGAGATGCTCAAGACCAAGAACTTCGGTCGGAAGTCCCTGAACGAGATCAAGGAGACGCTCGGTGCGCTCGGACTCTCGCTGGGGATGACGATCGACAACCTGCCTCCGCGAAAGGATCTCGAGCGGATGCGGGAGCAGCGCGAGGCCTAG
- the rplQ gene encoding 50S ribosomal protein L17: MNHRKTGRKLGRTSAHRKALFRNMVTSLLEHEQIRTTDAKAKELRGVAERMISLGKKGTLHARRNALRTIRSKEVTAKVFDELADRYKDRPGGYTRVIKLGQRPGDAAPMSIIELVDRGADAGAAAESDA; the protein is encoded by the coding sequence ATGAACCATCGCAAGACCGGACGAAAGCTCGGACGCACGAGCGCCCACCGGAAGGCGCTCTTCCGGAACATGGTCACGTCGCTCCTCGAACACGAGCAGATCCGCACGACCGACGCGAAGGCGAAGGAGCTGCGCGGCGTCGCCGAGCGGATGATCTCCCTCGGCAAGAAGGGCACGCTCCACGCGCGCCGCAACGCCCTGCGCACGATCCGCAGCAAGGAAGTGACTGCGAAGGTCTTCGACGAGCTGGCCGATCGCTACAAGGACCGGCCCGGCGGCTACACCCGCGTGATCAAGCTGGGTCAGCGGCCGGGTGATGCGGCGCCGATGTCGATCATCGAACTGGTGGATCGCGGCGCCGACGCCGGTGCTGCGGCCGAGAGCGACGCCTGA
- the rpsD gene encoding 30S ribosomal protein S4: MARYTGSVCRLCRREGTKLFLKGDRCFTEKCAIERRAYPPGQHGQGRVRFSDYGVQLREKQKVKRMYGLLEKQFRATYDQASRMKGRSGENLLMLLERRLDNVIYRLGYTTSRAEARQLVKHGHFKVNGRKAHSPSMLVKPGWVISVRDRSKKVERISGALETMEGRAVPQWLEIEKDEMQGVVKAMPNREDITLPIDEQLIVELYSR, translated from the coding sequence ATGGCACGATATACCGGTTCCGTCTGTCGTCTCTGTCGCCGCGAGGGCACGAAGCTCTTCCTGAAGGGCGACCGCTGCTTCACCGAGAAGTGCGCCATCGAGCGCCGCGCGTACCCCCCGGGCCAGCATGGCCAGGGCCGTGTGCGCTTCTCGGACTACGGCGTGCAGCTGCGTGAGAAGCAGAAGGTAAAGCGCATGTACGGCCTGCTCGAGAAGCAGTTCCGCGCGACCTACGACCAGGCCTCGCGCATGAAGGGCCGCTCCGGCGAGAACCTCCTCATGCTCCTCGAGCGCCGCCTCGACAACGTCATCTACCGCCTCGGCTACACGACCTCGCGTGCGGAAGCTCGTCAGCTCGTGAAGCACGGCCACTTCAAGGTCAACGGTCGCAAGGCGCACTCGCCGAGCATGCTGGTCAAGCCCGGTTGGGTGATCAGCGTTCGCGATCGATCGAAGAAGGTGGAGCGCATCAGCGGTGCGCTCGAGACGATGGAAGGCCGCGCGGTCCCGCAGTGGCTCGAGATCGAGAAGGACGAGATGCAGGGCGTGGTGAAGGCGATGCCGAACCGCGAGGACATCACGCTCCCGATCGACGAGCAGCTGATCGTGGAACTTTATTCGCGATAG
- a CDS encoding septum formation initiator family protein — translation MKAVGLGTLIIVVLAMTALLDRDSGVGIWLELRGDLADASGRVDVLVAQNDSLAREIELLEADPTAIDRAIREEMDLALPGEVVFRFVPTLEPAQASPQNPK, via the coding sequence GTGAAGGCGGTTGGCCTGGGTACGTTGATCATCGTGGTGCTCGCGATGACGGCGCTCCTCGATCGCGACAGTGGTGTGGGGATCTGGCTCGAGCTTCGCGGCGACCTCGCGGATGCATCGGGCCGGGTGGACGTGCTCGTGGCACAGAACGACTCGCTCGCCCGCGAGATCGAGCTGCTCGAGGCGGACCCCACCGCAATCGATCGGGCGATCCGGGAAGAAATGGACCTGGCGCTTCCGGGTGAGGTGGTGTTCCGGTTCGTTCCCACCCTCGAGCCCGCCCAGGCGTCCCCGCAGAACCCAAAGTAG
- the rpsK gene encoding 30S ribosomal protein S11, which yields MVAKKKKVKKNIQSGIAHIQSTFNNTVITITDVGGNAISWASCGQQGFKGSKKSTPFAAQIAAEEAAKKAQEHGVRSLGVYVKGPGGGRESALRALQAAGMKITMIRDVTPIPHNGCRPPKRRRV from the coding sequence ATGGTCGCCAAGAAGAAGAAGGTCAAGAAGAACATCCAGTCCGGGATCGCCCACATCCAGTCGACGTTCAACAACACGGTCATCACGATCACGGACGTCGGCGGGAACGCGATCTCCTGGGCGAGCTGCGGACAGCAGGGCTTCAAGGGCTCGAAGAAGTCCACGCCCTTCGCTGCGCAGATCGCAGCCGAGGAAGCCGCGAAGAAGGCGCAGGAGCACGGCGTTCGCTCGCTCGGCGTCTACGTCAAGGGCCCGGGCGGCGGTCGCGAGTCCGCGCTCCGCGCGCTCCAGGCCGCGGGCATGAAGATCACCATGATCCGCGACGTCACCCCGATTCCCCACAACGGCTGCCGCCCCCCGAAGCGGCGCCGAGTCTAG
- a CDS encoding TlpA family protein disulfide reductase: MLGAAVVVLAVVAILQVDAGAPPLARGSSAPAFELRVLGSAEGTAESRLALSDLRGRVVLVNFWATWCEPCESEMPAMERLYGLLPRDEFEMVAVAIDDDESLVQGFQDEYALSFPIVLDLDQAVYQSYQTMGVPESLLIDRQGRVVERYVGPREWDAPEHVQRLQDVIEDRGA, translated from the coding sequence GTGCTGGGCGCGGCGGTCGTCGTCCTGGCGGTCGTCGCGATTCTCCAGGTCGACGCCGGCGCGCCGCCGCTGGCGCGCGGCTCGAGCGCGCCCGCCTTCGAGCTTCGTGTGCTCGGTTCGGCGGAGGGGACGGCGGAATCGCGGCTGGCGCTCTCGGATCTCCGGGGCCGCGTGGTCCTGGTGAACTTCTGGGCGACCTGGTGCGAGCCCTGCGAGAGCGAGATGCCCGCGATGGAGCGCCTCTACGGGCTGCTGCCCCGCGACGAGTTCGAGATGGTCGCGGTCGCGATCGACGACGACGAGAGCCTCGTCCAGGGCTTCCAGGACGAATACGCACTCTCGTTCCCGATCGTCCTCGACCTCGACCAGGCCGTCTACCAGTCGTACCAGACGATGGGGGTGCCCGAGTCGCTCCTGATCGACCGGCAGGGGCGGGTCGTCGAGCGCTACGTCGGCCCCCGGGAGTGGGACGCGCCCGAGCACGTCCAGCGCCTGCAGGACGTGATCGAGGACCGCGGCGCCTGA